From a single Apium graveolens cultivar Ventura chromosome 2, ASM990537v1, whole genome shotgun sequence genomic region:
- the LOC141703583 gene encoding uncharacterized protein LOC141703583: MRPYDGTSDLLEHIAQYKQRMFTVPITRDLKEACICKGFGSILSGPALQWFVNLPHGSIKTFADLVDAFNMQFSSSRVFEKTTSDLYNIMQRNRESSRDYLTRFNREKVTITNCDVPTAIEAFRRGLERESPPYEELTKYPFRIMDDVHAKATAQVRLEEDRMEDDEKY; the protein is encoded by the coding sequence ATGAGACCATATGATGGAACAAGTGATCTCTTGGAACACATTGCACAATATAAGCAACGAATGTTCACTGTACCAATCACGCGTGATTTGAAGGAAGCCTGTATATGCAAAGGTTTTGGTTCTATATTATCAGGACCGGCTTTACAATGGTTTGTAAATCTCCCACATGGAAGCATTAAGACGTTTGCTGATTTGGTAGACGCATTCAACATGCAATTTTCCAGCAGCCGAGTGTTCGAGAAAACTACCAGTGACTTGTACAATATTATGCAGCGAAATAGAGAGTCATCGCGTGATTACTTGACACGATTCAACAGAGAGAAAGTGACCATCACCAACTGTGATGTCCCTACAGCTATTGAAGCATTTAGGAGGGGGTTAGAACGAGAATCCCCACCCTATGAGGAATTGACAAAGTATCCATTTCGAATAATGGATGATGTACATGCCAAAGCCACGGCACAAGTGAGACTGGAAGAAGACAGAATGGAAGATGATGAGAAGTACTAA